One Egicoccus halophilus genomic region harbors:
- a CDS encoding MscL family protein, which translates to MSGRLRPGSRRPSVVREFREFVARGSFVDLAVGFVMGGAVTGVVNALVERLIMPLIALLFGEPDFDAIGRFGCVAASAPDRSVPCSRHW; encoded by the coding sequence GTGAGCGGGCGACTCCGGCCGGGCAGCCGGCGCCCCTCCGTCGTGCGCGAGTTCCGGGAGTTCGTCGCCCGGGGCAGCTTCGTCGACCTCGCGGTCGGCTTCGTGATGGGTGGCGCGGTCACCGGCGTGGTCAACGCGCTGGTCGAGCGGCTGATCATGCCGCTGATCGCCCTGCTGTTCGGGGAACCCGACTTCGACGCGATCGGCCGGTTCGGCTGCGTCGCGGCGAGTGCGCCGGATCGGTCGGTGCCGTGCTCACGGCACTGGTGA
- a CDS encoding MscL family protein, which yields MLTALVNFPLVALVLFAIVEAYNRLRREHADEAEPAPGSDADAEQLVLLREIRDALWVRAGSATSDEVPDRAARTATAAVADPDDPRR from the coding sequence GTGCTCACGGCACTGGTGAATTTTCCGCTGGTGGCGTTGGTGCTGTTCGCCATCGTCGAGGCCTACAACCGCCTGCGGCGGGAACATGCCGACGAGGCCGAGCCCGCCCCCGGGTCCGACGCCGATGCCGAGCAGCTCGTGCTGCTGCGCGAGATCCGTGACGCGCTGTGGGTCCGGGCCGGCTCCGCGACCTCCGACGAGGTGCCGGACCGGGCGGCGCGGACGGCCACGGCGGCGGTCGCGGACCCGGACGACCCACGTCGGTGA
- a CDS encoding NAD-dependent malic enzyme, translated as MPPLTQRLTLRLALENAPGMLARVTGVLEACGAELLATQRTDEQRHVVFRDVTVEVRDDAHGDAVAAALVEAEGVEVLSILDDVLAAHEGGKIRVELTRDVRGPQDLSLVYTPGVAKVCQLIAEDPVAAYRFTIRSNSVAIVTDGSAVLGLGDIGPLASLPVMEGKAMLLKSFGGVDAYPILVDEQDPDAFVDTVARIASGFGGINLEDIAAPRCFEIEGKLRQRLDVPVFHDDQHGTAVVVLAALMNAARVVDRELTSLRVVVQGVGSAGVAIVNLLRAAGITDIVPVDVDGILEPRRRGMDPIRRRLARQVNPRQLTGGKEVALRDADVFVGVSGPDSLPLELVQAMAPDRIVFALANPTPEIHPDLAREHVRVMATGRSDFPNQINNVLCFPGLFRGLLDAAATAVTDEMKVAAAAGIASIVGDDLAPDYVVPSPFDRSVVPVVAEAVAATARAQGHVRPGSSGSRDSESQAALHEAARRAVKRAVAARFAGEPGRSVPSSDD; from the coding sequence ATGCCACCACTGACCCAGCGCCTCACCCTCCGGCTCGCGCTGGAGAACGCGCCCGGCATGCTGGCCCGGGTGACCGGCGTGCTCGAGGCGTGCGGCGCCGAACTGCTCGCCACCCAGCGCACCGACGAGCAGCGCCACGTGGTCTTCCGCGACGTGACCGTCGAGGTCCGCGACGACGCACACGGCGACGCGGTGGCCGCCGCCCTGGTCGAGGCGGAAGGGGTCGAGGTGCTCTCCATCCTCGACGACGTGCTGGCCGCACACGAGGGCGGCAAGATCCGGGTGGAGCTCACCCGCGACGTCCGCGGCCCCCAGGACCTGTCGCTGGTCTACACCCCCGGCGTGGCCAAGGTGTGCCAGCTGATCGCCGAGGATCCGGTCGCCGCCTACCGGTTCACGATCCGCTCGAACTCCGTCGCCATCGTCACCGACGGCTCGGCGGTGCTGGGCCTGGGCGACATCGGCCCGCTCGCCTCGCTGCCGGTGATGGAGGGCAAGGCGATGCTGCTGAAGTCCTTCGGTGGCGTCGACGCCTACCCCATCCTGGTCGACGAGCAGGATCCCGACGCCTTCGTGGACACCGTCGCCCGCATCGCCAGCGGCTTCGGCGGCATCAACCTCGAGGACATCGCCGCACCCCGCTGCTTCGAGATCGAGGGCAAGCTGCGCCAGCGGCTCGACGTGCCCGTGTTCCACGACGACCAGCACGGCACCGCGGTGGTCGTGCTCGCGGCGTTGATGAACGCCGCGAGGGTCGTGGACCGCGAGCTCACCTCGTTGCGGGTGGTCGTCCAGGGCGTCGGGTCGGCCGGCGTGGCGATCGTGAACCTGCTGCGCGCGGCCGGCATCACCGACATCGTCCCGGTCGACGTCGACGGCATCCTGGAACCGCGTCGGCGTGGGATGGACCCGATCCGGCGGCGTCTGGCCCGACAGGTCAACCCACGCCAGCTCACCGGAGGCAAGGAGGTGGCCCTGCGCGACGCGGACGTGTTCGTCGGCGTGTCGGGCCCGGACTCGCTGCCGCTCGAGCTCGTGCAGGCCATGGCGCCGGACCGGATCGTGTTCGCGCTGGCCAACCCCACGCCCGAGATCCACCCCGACCTCGCCCGTGAGCACGTCCGCGTGATGGCGACCGGACGGTCCGACTTCCCCAACCAGATCAACAACGTGCTGTGTTTCCCGGGCCTGTTCCGCGGCCTGCTCGATGCCGCCGCCACCGCCGTGACCGACGAGATGAAGGTCGCTGCCGCTGCCGGCATCGCCTCGATCGTCGGGGACGACCTCGCCCCCGACTACGTCGTGCCCTCCCCGTTCGACCGCTCGGTCGTGCCGGTGGTGGCCGAGGCCGTCGCGGCGACCGCCCGTGCCCAGGGGCACGTGCGCCCCGGGTCGTCGGGGTCGCGGGACTCCGAGTCGCAGGCCGCGTTGCACGAGGCCGCCCGACGGGCCGTCAAGCGCGCCGTGGCCGCCCGGTTCGCCGGTGAACCCGGCCGCAGCGTGCCCTCGTCGGACGACTGA